In a genomic window of Thermodesulfobacteriota bacterium:
- the thrS gene encoding threonine--tRNA ligase yields the protein MKEVHINLPDGAERTFPEGTTVGEIIETIGIRNGAIGARVNGTLVDFWHEIYSDSELEPVKAGSEEGLTLIRHTAAHVMAEAVQSLFPEAKVTIGPVIENGFYYDFEYPKGFTPEDLEKIEEKMREIVEQKKPLVRKKVSREKAIDIFRSEGEKYKVEIVNDLPPDQQITIYEQGGWHDLCRGPHAPSTDYVKAFKLLSIAGAYWRGDEKNPMLQRIYGTAFWDRKALKEYLDKLEEARKRDHRKVGKELDLFSIQEETGAGLVLWHPKGSRIRRVIEDFWRDQHERYDYELLYTPHIAKIDLWKTSGHLEFYNENMYPRMEVENTEFQIKPMNCPFHIMIYKTGIRSYRDLPLRWAEIGTVYRYERSGVLHGLMRVRGFSQDDAHIFCRPDQMEDEVLGVLDLTILFLKTFGFDDYEVFLSTRPEKYVGNIEGWDRATEALRRSLDKKGLKYEVDEGGGAFYGPKIDLKIKDVLGRAWQCSTVQVDFNLPERFDMTYVGEDNARHQPIMIHRAIFGSMERFFGVLIEHYGGAFPLWLSPVQVRIATVGDEQSAYADELNRKLRASRIRVENDKRNEKLGLKVREAQLAKIPYLLVVGKNEAESGTVAPRKLGGKNLPPMTIEEFLHSIAVELDPETWREVERQ from the coding sequence ATGAAAGAAGTGCACATAAACCTTCCCGACGGGGCGGAAAGAACCTTTCCCGAAGGCACGACCGTTGGGGAAATCATTGAGACTATCGGAATCCGGAACGGTGCCATAGGCGCCAGGGTAAACGGCACGCTCGTCGACTTCTGGCACGAGATATATTCCGATTCCGAGCTTGAGCCCGTAAAAGCAGGCTCCGAGGAAGGCCTCACGCTCATAAGGCACACGGCGGCTCACGTTATGGCCGAAGCCGTTCAGTCCCTCTTCCCCGAGGCGAAGGTCACGATCGGCCCGGTGATAGAGAACGGGTTCTACTACGATTTCGAGTACCCTAAAGGCTTCACTCCCGAAGACCTCGAGAAGATCGAGGAGAAGATGAGGGAGATAGTCGAGCAGAAAAAGCCCCTCGTGAGGAAAAAAGTATCCAGGGAAAAAGCGATCGACATATTCAGGTCGGAGGGAGAGAAATACAAGGTCGAGATAGTGAACGACCTCCCTCCCGACCAGCAGATAACGATATACGAGCAGGGCGGCTGGCACGACCTCTGCCGTGGCCCCCACGCGCCTTCGACCGATTACGTCAAGGCGTTCAAGCTCCTCAGCATCGCTGGGGCATACTGGCGCGGGGACGAGAAGAACCCCATGCTCCAGCGTATTTACGGCACCGCTTTCTGGGACAGAAAGGCGCTCAAGGAATATCTCGACAAGCTCGAGGAGGCCCGGAAGCGCGACCACAGAAAGGTCGGCAAGGAGCTCGACCTTTTCTCCATACAGGAAGAAACCGGGGCAGGGCTCGTGCTCTGGCATCCCAAGGGCTCCCGCATAAGACGCGTCATCGAGGACTTCTGGCGCGACCAGCACGAGCGCTACGACTACGAGCTCCTCTACACCCCGCACATAGCCAAAATCGACCTCTGGAAGACTAGCGGACACCTCGAGTTCTATAACGAGAACATGTATCCCCGCATGGAGGTTGAGAATACCGAGTTCCAGATAAAGCCGATGAACTGCCCTTTTCATATCATGATCTATAAAACGGGGATAAGGAGCTACAGGGACCTTCCGCTCAGATGGGCCGAGATAGGGACCGTCTACCGCTACGAGCGCTCGGGAGTGCTCCACGGGCTCATGAGGGTGAGGGGTTTTTCCCAGGACGACGCCCACATATTCTGCAGGCCCGACCAGATGGAGGACGAGGTCCTGGGCGTCCTCGACCTGACTATACTTTTTCTCAAGACGTTCGGCTTCGACGATTACGAGGTGTTCCTTTCTACCAGGCCCGAGAAATACGTCGGCAATATTGAAGGCTGGGACAGGGCTACCGAAGCCCTCAGGCGCTCTCTCGACAAGAAAGGTCTCAAATACGAGGTCGACGAGGGCGGGGGGGCTTTCTACGGGCCCAAGATAGACCTCAAGATCAAGGACGTTTTAGGCAGAGCTTGGCAGTGCTCGACAGTTCAGGTAGATTTTAACCTTCCCGAAAGGTTCGATATGACCTACGTCGGGGAAGATAACGCGCGTCATCAGCCCATTATGATCCACCGCGCTATCTTCGGTTCTATGGAAAGGTTTTTCGGAGTGTTGATAGAGCATTACGGTGGGGCTTTCCCGCTCTGGCTTAGTCCCGTGCAGGTGCGTATTGCTACTGTAGGCGACGAGCAGTCGGCTTATGCGGACGAGCTTAACCGGAAGCTCCGGGCGAGCAGGATAAGGGTCGAGAACGATAAGAGGAACGAAAAACTGGGACTCAAGGTCAGAGAGGCGCAGCTCGCGAAGATTCCGTATCTCCTGGTAGTCGGAAAAAACGAGGCGGAATCCGGGACAGTGGCCCCGAGGAAGCTCGGGGGAAAGAACCTGCCTCCGATGACGATAGAAGAGTTTCTTCACAGCATAGCGGTTGAGCTTGATCCCGAGACATGGAGGGAGGTTGAACGGCAATAG
- the rplT gene encoding 50S ribosomal protein L20, whose protein sequence is MRIKRGVASRKRRKRVLKLAKGFWGRRKSNIRRAKETVIRAMAYAFRHRRLKKRDFRKLWITRINAAVRPYGLSYSAFMGSLKKAGIELDRKTLSEMAIREPESFKAVVDAAKSGLN, encoded by the coding sequence ATGAGAATAAAAAGAGGGGTAGCTTCGAGAAAGAGGAGAAAGAGAGTCCTTAAGCTCGCGAAGGGGTTCTGGGGACGGAGGAAGAGCAACATCAGGAGGGCGAAGGAGACTGTAATCCGCGCCATGGCGTATGCCTTCAGGCACAGGCGGCTCAAGAAGAGGGACTTCAGGAAACTCTGGATCACCAGGATCAACGCAGCCGTAAGGCCTTACGGTCTTTCATACAGCGCCTTCATGGGCTCGCTAAAGAAGGCCGGCATCGAGCTCGACAGAAAGACCCTGTCGGAGATGGCCATAAGGGAGCCCGAGAGCTTCAAGGCCGTCGTCGACGCCGCCAAATCCGGATTGAATTAG
- a CDS encoding glycosyltransferase family 10 — translation MDRKIILFYNRMWHDPLVYPENELPEGYAITMDRSLMDEAAAVVFHLPTLPPALFTDGGISKKNGQVWVAWYVECEAHYPHLNDPGFMSRFDLTMSHRSGADILSPYVPPDFTEHARKPVPEKEPGKIVNAFISSHVNKSGRLQYLIRMMKVLDVHSYGRMIPNMPSRDDYGHRFKLDTISGYKFTIAFENAIAPDYVTEKFYDPLIMGSVPVYLGAPNISDYAPGENCFINTADWADPESLARYILEVSSDEALYNSYFEWKKKPFLPEFNELIEVKKIHPFVRLCRKVEELT, via the coding sequence ATGGACCGGAAAATAATACTCTTTTACAATCGTATGTGGCATGATCCCCTCGTTTACCCGGAGAACGAGCTTCCGGAGGGATACGCCATTACCATGGACAGGAGTCTCATGGACGAGGCTGCCGCGGTAGTATTCCATCTGCCTACGCTCCCGCCTGCCCTGTTTACGGACGGCGGGATCAGTAAAAAGAACGGACAGGTCTGGGTCGCCTGGTATGTGGAATGCGAAGCTCATTACCCTCACTTGAACGATCCCGGTTTTATGAGCCGCTTCGATTTGACCATGTCCCATCGCAGTGGAGCGGATATTCTTTCCCCGTACGTTCCGCCTGACTTCACGGAGCATGCACGTAAGCCAGTCCCGGAAAAGGAGCCGGGGAAAATCGTGAACGCCTTCATATCGAGCCATGTTAACAAAAGCGGGAGGCTCCAGTATCTGATAAGGATGATGAAGGTTCTCGATGTCCATTCCTACGGGCGTATGATTCCGAACATGCCGTCCCGGGACGACTACGGGCACCGGTTCAAATTGGATACGATTTCCGGGTATAAGTTTACGATAGCCTTTGAGAACGCAATCGCGCCCGACTATGTGACCGAGAAATTCTACGACCCGTTGATCATGGGCTCAGTGCCCGTTTACTTGGGCGCTCCCAATATCTCCGATTACGCTCCGGGTGAGAACTGCTTTATCAACACCGCCGATTGGGCTGACCCCGAGTCCCTCGCACGTTATATTCTCGAGGTCTCAAGCGACGAAGCATTGTACAATAGCTACTTCGAATGGAAGAAAAAGCCGTTCCTGCCGGAATTCAATGAACTGATCGAGGTCAAGAAGATCCATCCGTTCGTCAGGCTCTGCAGGAAGGTCGAGGAATTGACCTAA
- the infC gene encoding translation initiation factor IF-3, with amino-acid sequence MAKGFKAKEAEVRINQRIKAREVRLISDTGEQLGVVPIREALQMSEERGVDLVEVAPNANPPVCRLMDYGKYKYELKKQATAKRQKTQTIKELKFRPNIGDHDLDVKINRIREFLEDDNKTKIRIFFRGREIVHPELGRVLANRIIERVSDIGGVDMPPKLEGKNLIMVISPKKSTQAGRENAKTEG; translated from the coding sequence ATAGCTAAAGGGTTTAAAGCAAAAGAGGCTGAAGTCCGGATTAATCAGAGGATTAAAGCGCGGGAAGTCAGATTGATTTCCGATACCGGGGAGCAGCTTGGCGTGGTTCCGATCCGGGAAGCGCTCCAGATGTCTGAAGAAAGGGGCGTCGACCTGGTCGAGGTCGCTCCGAACGCGAATCCGCCGGTATGCAGGCTGATGGATTACGGGAAGTACAAATACGAGCTCAAAAAGCAGGCGACCGCAAAGAGACAGAAAACGCAGACGATCAAGGAATTGAAATTCCGCCCCAATATAGGCGATCACGACCTCGACGTCAAGATAAACCGAATCAGGGAGTTTTTAGAGGACGATAACAAAACGAAGATAAGGATATTTTTCAGGGGCAGGGAAATTGTCCATCCCGAGCTGGGAAGGGTGCTCGCTAACAGGATAATCGAGAGGGTGTCCGATATCGGCGGCGTAGACATGCCGCCCAAGCTCGAGGGGAAAAACCTCATTATGGTCATATCGCCCAAGAAAAGTACGCAAGCCGGGAGGGAAAATGCCAAAACAGAAGGTTAA
- a CDS encoding UvrD-helicase domain-containing protein, protein MNPSQAEAVTHAGGPVLVLAGAGSGKTRIITERIAYLIRERGENPSNILAVTFTNKAANEMKERLNRLIGPAVKGIWLGTFHSICLRILKREIKHLDGFRQDFIIYDDGDQLKLIKACMERLNIGEKELDPKSVRSKIDRAKNRGLDPDEAGREAYDERISKIYGLYEEELRKLNAVDFGDLLYLTVRLFKEKPDVLRHYQETFRHILVDEYQDTNQMQYKLVELLSRKHRNIFVVGDDNQSIYGWRGADITNILNFERDFPDSRIIKLEKNYRSTKTILNAANGLIRKNANRHDKNLWTDNPEGEKLRHYAAYDDRDEARYVVAEIESLVRNRGRSYRDAAVLYRTNNQSRTIEDELVRKGIPYVIVGGIGFYERAEIKDVMAYLRVIANPLDDLSLRRIVNVPPRGIGKGTVERLDELSKSKGISLMDAMRKALDDNLLPARAALSLGKFLRMMERLIGYGEKYEIGKLLDLVLQETGYLDLLEREEERRENVGEILNLAAEFEKESGKAFLRDFLDTLTLASDVDSYDEKDDRVALMTLHSAKGLEFPFAFIIGLEENLIPHFNSAKEGQVEEERRLFYVGLTRAKEKVHLTSAARRRVFGKEERPAPSRFLSDLPKELVEWNYSYVASYGDYSGREYDTDKRERTALPKKNPGAENGSRYKVGQRIEHPSFGQGTIKRVEGTGDDAKVTVSFQRYGIKKIIASYLEG, encoded by the coding sequence TTGAACCCGTCCCAGGCGGAAGCCGTCACTCACGCTGGCGGGCCCGTGCTCGTGCTCGCAGGCGCGGGTTCGGGGAAGACGAGGATAATCACGGAGAGGATCGCCTATTTAATAAGGGAAAGAGGCGAGAACCCTTCGAATATACTTGCCGTCACTTTCACGAACAAAGCGGCGAACGAGATGAAGGAAAGGCTCAACCGCCTTATCGGGCCAGCCGTGAAGGGCATCTGGTTAGGCACGTTCCACTCGATCTGTCTCAGGATACTGAAGCGGGAGATAAAACATCTCGACGGGTTCAGGCAGGACTTCATCATTTACGACGACGGCGACCAGCTGAAGCTGATCAAGGCCTGCATGGAGCGGCTCAACATCGGCGAGAAAGAGCTCGACCCGAAGTCGGTGAGGTCGAAGATAGACAGGGCGAAGAACAGAGGGCTCGACCCGGACGAGGCCGGGAGGGAAGCCTACGACGAGAGGATCTCGAAAATCTACGGCCTTTACGAAGAGGAGCTCAGGAAGCTGAACGCGGTCGATTTCGGGGACCTCCTCTATTTAACCGTAAGGCTCTTTAAGGAAAAACCGGACGTCCTGCGCCATTACCAGGAAACGTTCCGCCACATACTCGTCGACGAATACCAGGATACGAACCAGATGCAGTACAAGCTGGTCGAGCTCCTTTCGAGGAAACACAGGAACATATTCGTCGTGGGGGACGACAACCAGTCGATCTACGGCTGGCGGGGGGCGGATATAACGAACATACTCAACTTCGAGAGGGATTTCCCTGATTCCAGGATTATTAAGCTCGAAAAGAACTACAGGTCGACAAAGACAATACTCAACGCCGCCAACGGGCTCATACGGAAGAACGCGAACAGGCACGACAAGAACCTCTGGACGGACAACCCGGAAGGGGAGAAGCTCCGGCACTATGCGGCTTACGACGACAGGGACGAGGCGAGATACGTCGTAGCGGAGATCGAGTCTCTGGTGAGGAATCGCGGACGCTCGTACAGGGACGCGGCGGTCCTATACAGGACAAACAACCAGTCGAGGACCATAGAGGACGAGCTCGTGAGGAAGGGTATCCCTTACGTGATAGTCGGGGGGATCGGGTTTTACGAGAGGGCCGAGATAAAGGACGTCATGGCGTATCTCAGGGTTATTGCGAACCCGCTCGACGACCTGAGCCTGAGACGTATCGTCAACGTCCCCCCGCGCGGGATCGGGAAAGGGACGGTGGAGAGACTGGACGAGCTCTCGAAAAGCAAGGGCATATCCCTCATGGATGCAATGCGGAAGGCGCTCGACGATAACCTGCTGCCCGCGAGGGCTGCCCTTAGCCTGGGCAAGTTCCTCCGCATGATGGAACGGCTCATCGGGTACGGCGAGAAGTACGAGATAGGTAAGCTCCTCGACCTGGTGCTGCAAGAGACGGGATACCTGGACTTGCTCGAAAGGGAAGAGGAGAGGAGGGAGAACGTCGGCGAGATACTTAACCTCGCCGCGGAATTCGAGAAGGAGTCGGGTAAGGCCTTCCTCCGCGACTTCCTCGATACCCTCACGCTAGCGAGCGACGTCGACAGCTACGACGAGAAAGACGACCGCGTCGCGCTCATGACGCTCCACTCGGCGAAGGGGCTCGAGTTCCCGTTCGCGTTCATAATCGGGCTCGAAGAGAACCTCATACCGCATTTCAATTCCGCGAAGGAAGGACAGGTGGAGGAAGAGCGGAGGCTATTTTACGTGGGGCTCACGAGGGCGAAGGAGAAGGTACACCTCACGAGCGCGGCGAGGAGGAGGGTGTTCGGGAAGGAGGAGAGACCCGCGCCTTCGAGGTTCCTGAGCGACCTGCCCAAAGAGCTCGTCGAATGGAATTACTCCTACGTCGCTTCGTACGGAGATTATTCCGGGCGCGAGTATGATACGGACAAGAGAGAACGCACCGCGTTACCGAAAAAGAACCCTGGCGCAGAGAACGGGAGCAGGTATAAGGTGGGGCAGAGGATAGAGCACCCGTCTTTCGGGCAGGGGACGATAAAGAGGGTGGAGGGGACTGGGGATGATGCGAAAGTTACAGTATCGTTCCAGCGGTACGGGATCAAGAAGATTATTGCGAGTTATCTGGAGGGGTAG
- the rpmI gene encoding 50S ribosomal protein L35 produces MPKQKVKTNRSAAKRFSVTGSGKIKRSSGGKSHSNAKKGRKRMRRLGSAKIEEGAEARRIRSYIPYK; encoded by the coding sequence ATGCCAAAACAGAAGGTTAAGACGAACAGGAGCGCCGCCAAGAGGTTCAGTGTAACCGGAAGCGGCAAGATAAAGAGGTCGAGCGGCGGCAAGAGTCATTCAAATGCGAAGAAGGGCAGGAAGCGAATGAGGAGGCTCGGCTCAGCCAAGATCGAAGAGGGAGCAGAGGCCAGGAGGATCAGGTCCTATATCCCTTATAAATAA
- the dnaE gene encoding DNA polymerase III subunit alpha: MSDGFVHLHLHSQYSLLDGAIKFEDLFPLAKEFGMDAVALTDHGNLFGAYEFYKKAKESGIKPIIGCELYVTPKINPDNPSEGKTHHLTVLSMNRTGYQNLSRLVTKAYFDGFYRRPRVDHELLSAHNEGLIVLSGCLNSELAKAIFNKDMKAALNVAAMYREMFGDRYYLEVQATGLPEQKRVNKKVREIGEKLGIPIVATNDCHFLRREDSRPHDALLCIQTGSSLNDENRFRFQGDQYYLKPEGEMMKDLEGFEDAIRMTSEIAKRCNFEFERNGYKLPVFEAEGGKSLDEYLAELAREKLEGRLKENAIPSEKHEDYKNRLESEIEIIQKMGFSGYFLVVADFINYAKSNGIPVGPGRGSAAGSLVAYALGITEIDPIPYNLIFERFLNPERVSMPDIDIDFCGEGRDEVIRYVTEKYGADKVAQIGTFGTMSAKAVVKDVGRVMGIPYADVDRVTKLIPSFRGKVFSIDKAIESVAELKKLIEDSPALKEMIELARPLEDMVRHSSTHAAGIVIANEPLADHIPLCKGSRNEIVTQFDMNSIEELGFVKFDFLGLKTLTVINKALELIKENHGNGEEFDLDINKIPLDDPEVYALLSSGRTRGIFQIESSGMKELMINLQPTGFEDIIAVLALYRPGPLDSGMVDEYIERKHGKRKIQYPLPELQDILRDTYGLFVYQEQIMSIASVVADYSLGEADLLRRAMGKKKPEEMKAQRDRFLEGAKQKGIKDKKAKEIFDAMEKFAEYSFNKSHSAAYALITYQTAYLKTHYPAEFMAALMSVEASNTDKVISSITECKQMGIPVLAPDVNESLAGFTASKGTIRFGLSAIKNVGEGTVEAIIKARRENGKFDSIFDFCEHVEARKLNRRTFESLVKSGAFDSLSVDRATLMESLDTLLNYTSLKQKSSVEGQHSLFAMNDSVSLPRLAETEEWDEKEVLRNEMDVLGFYVTSHPMSKYASEITRSMENTDTEALAELKERRDVSVAGIVRSLTVKHTKSGSGIFGNMVLEDLKGSVEVVIFNDLLRKSLPLLEDKIEPVIVKGVLEPGEDRVKMRATDILPIKALRNGSTVHISLGSEKSGRDSFIHLREIFTSYPGDSLIHIHIATDDGEAVIEVGDVRVDVRDDFIQDVENLLGRNCLRLV; encoded by the coding sequence ATGTCAGACGGATTCGTCCATCTTCACCTCCATTCCCAATATTCACTGCTAGACGGCGCTATAAAGTTCGAGGATCTCTTCCCCCTCGCAAAGGAATTCGGTATGGATGCCGTCGCTCTGACAGACCACGGCAACCTCTTCGGCGCGTACGAATTTTACAAAAAAGCGAAAGAATCGGGTATAAAGCCCATCATAGGATGCGAGCTTTACGTTACCCCAAAAATCAACCCCGATAACCCGTCCGAAGGCAAGACCCATCACCTGACAGTCTTGTCCATGAACAGGACCGGGTATCAGAACCTTTCGAGGCTCGTGACGAAGGCCTACTTCGACGGGTTTTACAGGAGGCCCAGGGTCGACCACGAGCTCCTCAGCGCGCACAACGAGGGGCTCATCGTATTGAGCGGGTGCCTCAACAGCGAGCTCGCCAAGGCGATATTCAATAAGGACATGAAAGCGGCTTTGAATGTCGCCGCTATGTACAGGGAAATGTTCGGAGACAGGTACTACCTCGAGGTTCAGGCTACCGGTCTTCCGGAACAGAAGAGGGTCAACAAAAAGGTAAGGGAGATAGGAGAGAAGCTCGGCATCCCGATCGTGGCAACGAACGACTGTCATTTCCTCAGACGCGAGGACTCCCGCCCCCACGACGCGCTCCTCTGCATACAAACTGGGTCGTCGCTCAATGACGAGAACAGATTCAGGTTCCAGGGCGACCAGTATTATCTCAAGCCCGAAGGCGAGATGATGAAAGACCTCGAAGGGTTCGAGGACGCGATAAGGATGACGTCCGAGATTGCCAAGAGGTGCAATTTCGAGTTCGAGAGGAACGGCTACAAGCTGCCCGTATTTGAAGCGGAAGGGGGCAAATCGCTCGACGAGTACCTTGCGGAGCTCGCCAGGGAAAAGCTCGAGGGGAGGCTTAAAGAGAACGCGATCCCCTCCGAAAAACATGAGGACTATAAGAACAGGCTCGAGAGCGAGATCGAGATTATCCAGAAGATGGGTTTCTCGGGCTACTTCCTCGTCGTCGCGGATTTCATAAACTACGCTAAGTCAAACGGCATTCCCGTAGGCCCCGGAAGGGGCAGCGCGGCGGGGAGCCTCGTCGCATACGCGCTGGGTATCACGGAGATCGACCCCATCCCTTATAACCTTATCTTCGAGAGGTTCCTCAACCCCGAGCGCGTCAGCATGCCCGATATAGACATAGACTTCTGCGGGGAGGGCAGAGACGAGGTAATAAGATACGTCACGGAAAAATACGGGGCCGACAAGGTCGCGCAGATAGGCACTTTCGGCACCATGTCCGCGAAGGCCGTGGTGAAGGACGTCGGCAGGGTCATGGGCATCCCGTACGCGGACGTCGACAGGGTTACCAAGCTTATACCGTCCTTCAGGGGAAAAGTGTTCAGCATAGACAAGGCGATCGAGAGCGTCGCCGAGCTCAAGAAGCTCATAGAGGACTCCCCCGCGCTCAAGGAGATGATAGAGCTCGCCAGACCGCTCGAGGACATGGTCAGGCACTCATCAACCCATGCGGCGGGCATCGTGATTGCGAACGAGCCGCTCGCGGACCACATCCCGCTCTGCAAAGGCTCGAGGAATGAAATCGTCACGCAGTTCGACATGAACTCGATAGAAGAGCTGGGCTTCGTCAAGTTCGATTTCCTGGGACTCAAGACCCTCACTGTGATAAACAAGGCGCTCGAGCTTATCAAGGAGAACCACGGGAACGGAGAGGAGTTCGATCTCGACATTAATAAAATCCCCCTCGACGACCCTGAAGTCTACGCTCTCCTTTCGAGCGGCAGGACGCGCGGCATATTCCAGATAGAATCGTCGGGCATGAAAGAGCTGATGATAAACCTTCAGCCCACCGGGTTCGAGGACATAATAGCCGTTCTCGCGCTTTACAGGCCCGGCCCGCTCGACAGCGGCATGGTCGACGAATACATAGAGCGCAAGCATGGAAAGCGCAAGATTCAGTACCCGCTCCCCGAGCTCCAGGACATCCTCCGCGACACGTACGGGCTCTTCGTGTACCAGGAGCAGATAATGAGCATAGCGAGCGTCGTCGCCGATTACAGCCTCGGCGAGGCGGACCTTCTCAGGCGCGCGATGGGCAAGAAAAAACCCGAGGAGATGAAAGCCCAGAGGGACAGGTTCCTCGAAGGCGCGAAACAAAAGGGCATAAAGGATAAAAAAGCCAAAGAGATATTCGACGCCATGGAGAAGTTCGCCGAGTACTCTTTCAACAAGAGCCACAGCGCCGCCTACGCGCTGATCACGTATCAGACCGCTTATTTGAAAACCCACTACCCGGCCGAATTCATGGCGGCGCTCATGTCTGTGGAAGCGAGCAACACCGATAAAGTCATATCGAGCATCACCGAGTGCAAGCAGATGGGGATTCCCGTGCTCGCGCCCGACGTGAACGAGAGCCTGGCGGGCTTCACCGCATCGAAAGGCACCATCAGGTTCGGCCTCTCGGCGATAAAGAACGTAGGCGAGGGGACGGTCGAGGCGATTATAAAGGCCAGGCGGGAGAACGGGAAGTTTGATTCGATCTTCGATTTCTGCGAGCACGTCGAGGCGAGGAAGCTCAACAGGAGGACCTTCGAGAGCCTAGTCAAGAGCGGCGCCTTCGATTCCCTCTCCGTAGACAGGGCGACGCTGATGGAGTCACTCGATACGCTCCTCAACTACACGTCGCTCAAGCAGAAGAGCTCCGTCGAAGGCCAGCATTCCCTCTTCGCCATGAACGACTCGGTTTCACTGCCGCGTCTGGCGGAAACGGAGGAGTGGGACGAGAAGGAGGTGCTGAGAAACGAGATGGATGTGCTGGGTTTCTACGTCACGAGCCACCCGATGTCGAAATACGCGTCCGAAATTACGAGGTCGATGGAAAACACCGATACTGAGGCCCTTGCCGAGCTCAAGGAGAGGCGCGACGTTTCCGTCGCGGGCATTGTCCGCTCTCTCACCGTGAAACATACCAAGAGCGGCTCGGGCATATTCGGCAACATGGTGCTCGAGGATCTCAAAGGCTCTGTCGAGGTAGTCATATTCAACGACCTCTTGAGGAAATCGCTCCCGCTGCTCGAGGACAAGATAGAGCCCGTCATAGTGAAGGGCGTACTCGAGCCCGGCGAGGACAGGGTAAAGATGAGGGCTACGGATATACTGCCTATTAAGGCGCTCCGGAACGGCTCCACTGTCCACATCAGTCTCGGCAGCGAAAAGTCCGGCAGGGACAGCTTCATCCATTTGAGGGAAATATTCACGAGCTACCCCGGCGATTCACTCATCCACATACACATAGCCACAGACGACGGTGAGGCCGTCATAGAGGTTGGCGACGTGAGGGTGGATGTCAGGGACGATTTTATACAGGACGTCGAGAATCTTCTTGGAAGGAACTGCCTCAGGCTTGTCTGA
- a CDS encoding DUF2103 domain-containing protein, whose amino-acid sequence MKHRKNKIKRQHSIIKGLGSFLETYVSPLEHVESIIPGEIKVGKKPGENLKVRYKYSTVSGAKLIARSGTSVQEVFVVTSDPEGLKEVIEDAQED is encoded by the coding sequence ATGAAGCACAGGAAGAATAAGATAAAGCGGCAGCACAGCATAATCAAAGGGCTCGGGAGCTTTCTCGAAACTTATGTCTCGCCTCTCGAGCACGTGGAGTCGATAATCCCCGGAGAGATAAAGGTAGGCAAAAAACCGGGAGAGAACCTCAAAGTCCGATACAAGTACAGCACCGTCAGCGGGGCGAAGCTGATAGCGAGGAGCGGGACTTCGGTGCAGGAGGTATTCGTCGTGACGAGCGACCCGGAGGGGCTCAAAGAGGTAATCGAAGACGCGCAGGAGGACTGA